AGCGACGTCCTTCGCGATCGTCTCCAAGACTGCCGCCGTGCCGAGGCTCGTCCCAGCCTGCGCCCACCGACGTCGTGACGCTGGGGCCGTCCGCGCGTACCGGTCCGCGACGACCTCCGCCAGGGCGAGCCACCGTGCCTTGAGGTCCTCACTGAGCTGCGTGAACGCGAACAGGCGCGTAACGACGTCACGCCAGTTGCCTGTTGCGGCCAGGTTCGGCACGAGCTCGAGGGCGTGCATGACGAACCAGACGTAGTTGACGAAGCCACCGGTCTGGCCGTCGTGCGGGAGCTGCAAGATCGCATCCTGAGTCTGCGCGACGAGGGCCTCTGCCTCGGCGAGTGCAGCCATGGCGGCCTCGTCGGCTAGCGTCGAGCGGACCTCCAGGTCACTCGCAGCGGGGGTCAGCCGGTCGAAGTCGCTGTCCTGCAGAGTCTTGGGTAGCGACAGGACGATCCAGCCCTCGGACTCCTTGCCGGCGCGGCCCGCGCGACCGACAGCGTTGAGCAGCTGAGCGGGCGTCATACGCTGACCCGGGTCTTGCCCGTCGTACGACGTCGTGGCGATCACGACCGTCCGCACCGGCAGATTGACACCGTCGGTCAGGGTGCTAGTGGCGACGACGGCTCGGAGCCTCTCGTCACGGATGGCGTCCTCGACGGCTTCCTGCACCTCGACGGGCAGGCCCGCGTGGTGGTAGCCGATGCCCTTGCGGACGCAGGCCACCAGCGGGTGGTCGGACCCGAGCCGGGCGGCGAGCGCGTCGGCGAGCCCCTGCGCCCGGGGCTCGTCGTCGAGCATCTCCGCCATGACCTTGGCAGCGTCACGCGCCTGTGCACGTTGCGTGACGACCATCAGCAAGCTCCCTGCCCGCAGCAGCCATGTCGCGGTCCGAGCGGTCGTGACGTACGCCGGCGTCGTGTTGCCCTTGCCGGTCACGCGCTCGTTCCCTCTCAAGACGAGCTGACCGATCGGGGAGTCGTCGGTGGTGACGAGCTCCTTCTGCGTAGCGCTCGTCGGGCGCACCGAGAGCTTCGCGCGAAGGTCGTACCGCGTCTTGGGAACTGCGCTGCCGCGCACGGGCACCGTTGTTTGACTCGGCAGAATCTTCTCGGTCGTCATCAGCACGTGCAGCCGCCTGGGGGCCCGCCACTCATCGGTGAATAGCACGTTGCCCTGGCCGCGGCTCGCCCATGTCGCGAGCGAGGCAGCGTTCCCGATCACGCCAGAGAGCAGCATGAGCCGGGCGCCGCTCGCCTCGAGAACGGACAGCAGACCGTCCATCAGCAGGCCCCGTCCGCCTGACTGGGCGATGAGGTGCGCCTCGTCGATGATGAACAGGCTGAAGCGGTCAAGCACCTCCTGCGGCGACTGACGTAGTGCATTCATCAGCCGCTCGGGTGTCATTACCTCCACCTGCGGAAGCGATGCGCCGTCACGGTCGCCGTTGCTCTCCTCACTGAGGAGGTCCTGGTTGCCGAAGCCGTCCGGGAGATCGGCGCCAAGACGCCGGTCGAGGTAGCGCAGGCGAGACCGGAGGGCTTGGCGCATCTCCCTGCCGAGACTGCGCAGCGGCGTGACGTAGCAGACGTCGCCGGTGTCCTGCGCGGTGTGTGCGCAGATGATCAGCTGGGCTAGCAGCGTCTTACCCGCGCTGGTCGGCACGGACACGAGCAGACGGGACGTGTCCGGGTGGAGCGGCCCGTTCGCCGGGGCGGCGATGAGCTTGCGCTGCGGTGGCCAGAGCGTCAGGACCGGGTTCCGGTCCAGGGTGAAAGCCTGCTTGACCGCGGCGGGGAGACTCGGGGGCAGGACGGCCCAGACGCTGTTCTCGCCGAGCCCGTCGGCGAGAGCCAGCAGGTGCGCCGCGACCCAGCGGGTGTCGAGGTCGCTGAGGCCAACCACCTCACGTACGACGAGCTCGAGGTGACCACGCGCGGCGTCCAGGACCTCGACGTCGCCTTCGCGCAGGTACGTGACGAGGTCGGCGACGCCGCGCAGCAACCGCTGCGTCGGCCCGAACATGGTTCCGTCGAGGCTCCCG
This portion of the Mycobacteriales bacterium genome encodes:
- a CDS encoding DEAD/DEAH box helicase, which gives rise to MDRALNAEHLRAAFGDVQLSELPTVPELTSLIADLEIELVRGLTATGFRTDLSRLRQSAWYLHGIASTAEDSRYPLEQRRRAFAVSSHVLDLLLSDPAEVGTARLNTAFAAQVGYHRADQSPNAAAIRRHLRDDDTPIPAFTNGGDVALHAGILFLGMEVAILSQRLRAWGSAARALTRGTQLGSLDGTMFGPTQRLLRGVADLVTYLREGDVEVLDAARGHLELVVREVVGLSDLDTRWVAAHLLALADGLGENSVWAVLPPSLPAAVKQAFTLDRNPVLTLWPPQRKLIAAPANGPLHPDTSRLLVSVPTSAGKTLLAQLIICAHTAQDTGDVCYVTPLRSLGREMRQALRSRLRYLDRRLGADLPDGFGNQDLLSEESNGDRDGASLPQVEVMTPERLMNALRQSPQEVLDRFSLFIIDEAHLIAQSGGRGLLMDGLLSVLEASGARLMLLSGVIGNAASLATWASRGQGNVLFTDEWRAPRRLHVLMTTEKILPSQTTVPVRGSAVPKTRYDLRAKLSVRPTSATQKELVTTDDSPIGQLVLRGNERVTGKGNTTPAYVTTARTATWLLRAGSLLMVVTQRAQARDAAKVMAEMLDDEPRAQGLADALAARLGSDHPLVACVRKGIGYHHAGLPVEVQEAVEDAIRDERLRAVVATSTLTDGVNLPVRTVVIATTSYDGQDPGQRMTPAQLLNAVGRAGRAGKESEGWIVLSLPKTLQDSDFDRLTPAASDLEVRSTLADEAAMAALAEAEALVAQTQDAILQLPHDGQTGGFVNYVWFVMHALELVPNLAATGNWRDVVTRLFAFTQLSEDLKARWLALAEVVADRYARTAPASRRRWAQAGTSLGTAAVLETIAKDVADRVQQLGSIGELSLDATLDVLTELDVYSRLLAVPEAQKHWRFKVSPRGASLNVPAAVLVRDWVAGRDFTDLADAHLGAVPDPAFRLEQTVDGISEGVQHYLSWTVGLVVSHANDILLSRLSPMQLYPSTAAHLRYGVDTPLAIELLVRDVKSRALARDLGGSHGRRDWTPRVCVTSSPDCTSVGGARG